TCGCGCGGCCTGGCGGTGGGTCTCGGCAGCGACTCGGTGGTGAGCAACAACCGCATGCACCTGCTGGACGAGGCGCGGCAGGCGGTGCTGCAACATGCCCTGCGCGCCGAACGTGCCGACTCGCTGCCCGCGGCCGATGCCTTGCGCCTGGCCACTCTGGGCGGCGCCGAAGCCATGGGGTTGAGCGCGCAGGTTGGTGCGCTGGCCGTGGGCAGGGCGGCGGACCTGGCGGCCTTTGCGCTGCCCGATACGCTGGGCCCGGTGTACGACCCGGCCGTGACGCTCGTGCATGCCCTGGCCGGCCGCGCGGAGGCGTCGCTGGTGTGCGTGGCCGGCCGTGAACTGATTCGTGACGGGCTCGTGACGGGCGACGCAGCGGCGCAGCAGGCGGGATGGTACGAGCGCCAGCAGGCGGCCGGTCTGCGCGTCACGACACAGTTGGCACAGTGGCGGGGGCGGGTGCCGTCGTGGTAGACTTCAGTATGCGTCTCGCGCAACCGCTGCCCGTCTCCGCCAGAAGGAGAACCCGCCCGACAGGCGGGAGGGCCGTGGTTGTGCATCGCTGTCCGCCCTGCTGAAACACCAGAGAATCCCCGCTGCATGTCGGTCGGCCCGCGCGTCGATGATATCAGCGGGGATTTGGTTTTCGCAGGGTGTCGCAGTTTGAGGGTCGCGGGTCGCGGTTCTGGTGGTGTGGTGGTCCCAAGGGTTGCACACACACTCGAGCAGGGAGGGGAGGGCGTGATTGCTGGCTGTCTCGCACTGAACGCATCGTACGAACCACTCACGATGGTGCCGCTGCGGCGCGCACTGCGTCTCGTCATCGACGGCAAGGCGGAAATCGTGGAGGCCGACACCGGCGCGCCCGTGCGCTCGGAGAAACGGCAGTTTGTCCGTCCCGCGGTCATCCGACTCACCAAGTACGTGCACGTGCCGCGGCGCTTCCGTCGTCAGGTGACGAACACCTTTTTGTTCGCGCGCGACGACTACCAGTGTCAGTACTGCGGCCGGCACGCCAATGTGCTCAAGCCGCGTGAATCGCTCACGCGCGATCATCTCATTCCCATGTCGCGTGGCGGCACGAATGAGTGGACCAACGTGGTGACGGCTTGCAGCAGCTGCAACACGCGCAAGGCCAACCGTATGCCTCACGAAATCGGCATGCAGCCACTGCACGCGCCCACCGAGCCGCATTTTGTGCATCTGTCGTGGGCGGTACGTCGTCTCACGCCCATTCAGGCCCGCTACATTCGCACGTTCTACGGCGAAGAGACGCTGCGCGAACTCGAGAAGATCGAACACGGGCCAGCCGCCACCACGGCCTGACCCGCAATCAGAACTGCAGCACGCCGGTGCGGGCCTCAAGGCGCCGCACCTCTCCTCCCAGAATACGCGACGCCAGCGTGCGCAGTCCGCGCGTCAGC
This Gemmatimonas sp. UBA7669 DNA region includes the following protein-coding sequences:
- a CDS encoding HNH endonuclease; protein product: MIAGCLALNASYEPLTMVPLRRALRLVIDGKAEIVEADTGAPVRSEKRQFVRPAVIRLTKYVHVPRRFRRQVTNTFLFARDDYQCQYCGRHANVLKPRESLTRDHLIPMSRGGTNEWTNVVTACSSCNTRKANRMPHEIGMQPLHAPTEPHFVHLSWAVRRLTPIQARYIRTFYGEETLRELEKIEHGPAATTA